The following proteins are co-located in the Billgrantia tianxiuensis genome:
- a CDS encoding protein-glutamate methylesterase/protein-glutamine glutaminase, whose protein sequence is MGSNRIKVLCVDDSALIRDLLSEIINSQPDMEVVAVAPDPLVARDLIKRHNPDVLTLDVEMPRMDGLDFLERLMRLRPMPVLMVSSLTQAGSEITLRALELGALDFVAKPSLGIRNGMLEYANDIAEKIRAAAKSRPRQARQDKAAPRATLKAPLVSSEKLIIIGASTGGTEAIRSVLEPLPANSPAILITQHMPGGFTRSFAERLNRLCNITVKEASDGERVLPGHAYIAPGDAHLKLARSGANYVAKLDDGPPVNRHRPSVDVLFHSAATQAGRNAIGVILTGMGKDGAAGLLEMRQAGSSTLAQDEASCVVFGMPREAIALGGAVEVASLDDIPERLMALVAASGRAQRV, encoded by the coding sequence TTGGGATCGAACAGGATCAAGGTGTTGTGCGTTGATGATTCGGCACTGATTCGTGACCTGCTCAGCGAGATCATCAATTCGCAGCCGGACATGGAAGTAGTGGCCGTAGCGCCGGATCCACTCGTGGCGCGGGACCTGATCAAGCGCCACAACCCCGATGTGTTGACGCTGGACGTCGAGATGCCGCGCATGGATGGCCTCGATTTCCTCGAGCGCCTGATGCGCCTGCGACCAATGCCAGTACTGATGGTGTCATCGCTGACGCAGGCCGGCTCGGAAATTACCCTGCGCGCGCTGGAGCTGGGGGCGCTGGATTTCGTCGCCAAGCCTTCGCTGGGGATACGCAACGGCATGCTGGAGTATGCCAACGACATCGCCGAGAAGATTCGGGCCGCCGCCAAATCGCGGCCTCGCCAGGCGCGTCAGGACAAGGCAGCGCCGCGAGCCACCCTGAAAGCACCGCTGGTATCGAGCGAGAAACTGATCATCATCGGCGCCTCCACCGGAGGGACCGAGGCGATCCGTAGCGTGCTCGAGCCGTTGCCGGCCAACAGTCCCGCCATCCTGATCACCCAGCACATGCCAGGTGGCTTTACCCGTTCCTTCGCGGAGCGCCTCAACCGGTTGTGCAACATCACCGTGAAGGAAGCCAGCGACGGTGAGCGCGTGCTGCCGGGGCATGCCTACATTGCGCCGGGCGATGCACACCTCAAGCTCGCGCGCAGCGGGGCGAACTACGTCGCCAAACTCGACGACGGCCCGCCGGTCAACCGGCACCGCCCTTCGGTGGACGTCCTGTTTCACTCCGCCGCCACCCAGGCTGGCCGCAATGCCATTGGGGTGATCCTGACTGGCATGGGCAAGGACGGTGCCGCCGGCCTGCTCGAAATGCGTCAGGCCGGCTCGTCCACGCTGGCTCAGGACGAAGCAAGCTGTGTCGTCTTCGGTATGCCGCGGGAAGCCATTGCCCTGGGGGGGGCAGTGGAAGTGGCGAGCCTGGATGACATACCCGAGCGCCTGATGGCGCTAGTGGCGGCATCGGGCCGCGCGCAGAGGGTTTGA
- a CDS encoding methyl-accepting chemotaxis protein yields the protein MRDNRPVTQREYTLSDQHLLITRTDLEGRITYANSAFVEVSGYSHEELIGAPHNVIRHPDMPQEAFADLWSTIKRGDSWQGVIKNRRKDGDHYWVEATVTPILEEGKCQGYTSVRTRVEPAVAEAAERAYSQLREGRRRVTFQRGQLMRRGLLGTLSRLNVHTIRAKLVMLTLVPVLLLVLSGAFGLYGLKVSGDRVAYLNNNGVQDIADLQRIDQLLSQLMTDLERPVRNPRALRMEQINQLAEEVEGTIVTIEASWESFLEGEDTELAEVTALGDRLGVAVENGIRPTLQALIDGSGFAAYEAYNDVLRPEVDAIGQNVNVLIDGKLDYANQLAEDAARGQAMMLTGQVVALSVGILFLLLLGVWTMRAITRPVRRAVDFTLQVASGNLAVRSPDRTRDEIGLLLGALNTMRKSLYSTTESVQRGIDVVTPASRSIARGNEDLSSRTEQQAASLQQTASSMEEMTATVQQNTDNARQASGLALDNASRVRDTGELMHGVVQTMERITAGAEKMKDIINVIDSIAFQTNILALNASVEAARAGEQGRGFAVVAGEVRNLAGRSADAAREIRQLIDGSASEIHEGASQVQRAESAMAEVVAASQRVNDIMGEITAASEEQSSGIGQINQAITEMDQVTQQNAERVQQSARAAADLQRQAELLDRAIRVFRLRGAGPEQVASHEQGRVSEDHATSSRTAPPALRHDPLPTSRTADKASKASADEEWETF from the coding sequence ATGCGCGACAATCGGCCGGTAACACAGCGTGAATACACGCTGAGCGATCAACACTTGCTCATCACCCGTACGGACCTCGAAGGTCGGATAACCTATGCCAACTCGGCGTTTGTGGAAGTCAGTGGGTATTCCCATGAGGAGTTGATCGGGGCGCCCCACAATGTGATCCGGCATCCCGACATGCCGCAGGAGGCCTTTGCCGATCTCTGGAGCACGATCAAGCGGGGCGACTCCTGGCAGGGAGTGATCAAGAACCGGCGCAAGGATGGCGACCACTACTGGGTCGAGGCCACGGTCACCCCGATTCTCGAGGAAGGGAAGTGCCAAGGCTACACCTCGGTGCGCACACGGGTCGAGCCGGCCGTTGCCGAAGCGGCGGAGCGGGCCTATTCGCAGCTGCGCGAAGGGCGTCGCCGGGTGACCTTCCAGCGTGGCCAGCTCATGCGGCGCGGACTGTTGGGAACGCTGTCGCGCCTCAACGTGCATACCATCCGCGCCAAGCTGGTCATGCTGACCCTGGTGCCGGTGCTGCTGCTGGTACTCAGCGGGGCCTTCGGTCTCTACGGCCTCAAGGTGTCGGGAGATCGAGTTGCCTACCTCAACAATAACGGCGTCCAGGATATCGCCGACCTGCAGCGTATCGACCAACTGCTCAGTCAGTTGATGACGGACCTGGAGCGACCAGTGCGCAACCCCAGGGCGCTGCGGATGGAGCAAATCAACCAGCTTGCCGAGGAGGTCGAGGGCACCATCGTTACCATTGAGGCCTCTTGGGAGAGCTTCCTCGAAGGCGAGGATACTGAACTGGCTGAAGTGACGGCACTTGGTGACCGGCTCGGCGTGGCTGTCGAAAACGGTATCCGGCCTACCTTGCAGGCACTGATCGACGGCAGCGGCTTTGCCGCCTACGAGGCCTACAACGACGTGCTGAGACCCGAGGTCGATGCCATCGGTCAGAACGTCAACGTACTGATCGATGGCAAGCTCGACTATGCCAACCAATTGGCTGAGGATGCCGCGCGTGGCCAGGCGATGATGCTCACCGGGCAGGTCGTGGCGCTTTCGGTCGGTATCCTGTTCCTGCTGCTGTTGGGTGTCTGGACCATGCGGGCGATCACCCGCCCGGTACGCCGTGCCGTGGATTTCACCCTGCAGGTCGCTTCGGGCAACCTGGCGGTGCGTTCACCGGACCGTACCCGTGATGAAATCGGTCTCTTGCTCGGAGCGCTCAATACCATGCGCAAGAGTCTCTACAGCACCACCGAGAGCGTGCAGCGTGGCATCGACGTGGTAACCCCGGCCAGCCGCTCCATCGCCCGGGGCAACGAGGACTTGTCGTCGCGCACCGAGCAACAGGCCGCTTCGCTGCAGCAGACCGCCTCCAGCATGGAGGAGATGACCGCCACGGTGCAGCAGAACACCGACAATGCCCGCCAGGCCAGCGGGCTGGCGCTGGACAATGCCAGCCGCGTGCGTGATACCGGCGAGCTGATGCATGGCGTGGTGCAGACCATGGAGCGCATCACTGCGGGCGCCGAGAAGATGAAGGACATCATCAACGTGATCGACTCGATCGCCTTCCAGACCAACATCCTGGCGCTGAACGCCTCGGTGGAAGCGGCGCGGGCGGGCGAGCAGGGTCGTGGCTTCGCGGTGGTGGCCGGTGAGGTGCGCAACCTGGCGGGGCGCAGCGCGGACGCCGCGCGGGAGATCCGTCAGTTGATCGACGGCTCCGCCAGCGAGATCCACGAAGGTGCCAGCCAGGTCCAGCGTGCCGAGAGCGCCATGGCCGAGGTGGTGGCGGCCTCGCAGCGGGTCAACGACATCATGGGCGAGATCACTGCGGCCTCCGAGGAGCAGAGCAGTGGCATCGGCCAGATCAACCAGGCCATCACCGAGATGGACCAGGTCACCCAGCAGAACGCCGAGCGGGTGCAGCAGAGCGCGCGGGCGGCCGCCGATCTGCAGCGCCAGGCAGAGCTGCTCGACCGAGCGATCCGTGTCTTCCGCCTGCGCGGTGCAGGGCCTGAGCAGGTAGCCAGTCATGAACAGGGGCGAGTCTCGGAGGATCATGCAACATCCTCGCGAACCGCTCCCCCTGCCTTGCGGCACGATCCGCTTCCCACGTCGCGGACTGCGGACAAAGCCAGCAAGGCATCAGCCGATGAAGAGTGGGAAACATTTTGA